The following proteins come from a genomic window of Mariniflexile sp. TRM1-10:
- a CDS encoding glycoside hydrolase family 16 protein translates to MEEILKIEKMLKKMLYIIQIGFIMLLSCSSGTDDTTTEEPKDIIPKNLVLQVTISGTTINNPNGDGSGVITCNATATNAVTYGFKVGSEAEVKNTTGTFNYTCTNEGLNDYIITVFAYSSTGHTISDFKKVAVFVTEKGPQLVWSDEFDTIGAPDPTKWNYDLGNGCPDLCGWGNGEKQFYTNRPDNVKVENGVLKITAKKENYQGSEYTSARLLTKGKFDFTYGRVDVKAKLPSGSGTWPAIWMLGANIDSVGWPACGEIDIMEHWGHNPAIISSATHTPSCSGGCANTKVGETTISDYATAFHVYSLEWTANELNFIVDGNLKYSYKPTVKNNSTWPYNAPQFLILNIAMGGSWFSIDPNFTESVMEIDYIKVYQ, encoded by the coding sequence ATGGAGGAAATATTAAAAATTGAAAAAATGCTTAAAAAGATGCTTTATATTATTCAAATTGGCTTTATAATGTTATTATCATGCTCTAGTGGTACAGACGATACTACAACAGAAGAGCCTAAAGATATTATACCTAAAAATTTAGTATTACAGGTAACTATTTCAGGAACAACTATTAATAACCCTAATGGCGATGGTTCTGGTGTTATAACATGTAATGCTACCGCAACAAATGCCGTAACCTATGGCTTTAAAGTAGGTAGTGAAGCCGAAGTAAAAAATACAACAGGTACTTTTAATTATACGTGCACAAATGAAGGTTTAAACGACTACATTATAACGGTATTTGCCTATTCCAGTACAGGACACACGATAAGTGATTTTAAAAAAGTGGCTGTTTTTGTTACTGAAAAAGGGCCTCAATTAGTTTGGTCCGACGAGTTTGATACCATTGGCGCTCCAGACCCTACAAAATGGAATTACGATTTAGGTAATGGTTGTCCAGACTTATGTGGTTGGGGTAACGGTGAAAAACAGTTTTACACCAACAGACCTGATAATGTAAAAGTTGAAAATGGGGTATTAAAAATAACCGCTAAAAAAGAAAACTATCAAGGTTCAGAATATACTTCGGCAAGATTATTAACGAAAGGAAAATTCGATTTCACTTATGGACGTGTAGACGTAAAAGCGAAACTACCAAGTGGTTCTGGCACATGGCCTGCTATTTGGATGCTGGGAGCTAATATAGATAGTGTGGGCTGGCCTGCTTGTGGTGAAATAGACATTATGGAACATTGGGGACATAACCCTGCAATTATTTCCAGTGCAACACACACACCATCGTGTTCTGGCGGTTGTGCAAACACTAAGGTTGGTGAAACAACCATAAGTGATTATGCCACAGCATTCCATGTATATAGCTTGGAATGGACAGCGAATGAATTAAACTTTATCGTAGACGGAAACTTAAAGTATAGTTATAAGCCAACAGTTAAAAATAATAGCACTTGGCCTTATAATGCCCCACAGTTTTTAATTTTAAATATCGCCATGGGTGGCAGTTGGTTTTCTATTGACCCAAATTTTACAGAATCAGTAATGGAGATAGATTACATAAAAGTGTATCAATAA
- the bglX gene encoding beta-glucosidase BglX, which yields MKNNSLYSLLIAFILVASCKKQTNNSEDNISNSGDSIENKVAQLLSKMTLEEKIGQMNQYNGFWDVTGPKPANGDAAKKYEHLKKGYVGSMLNVRGVKEVRAVQKIAVEETRLGIPLIIGFDVIHGYKTLSPIPLAEAASWDLEAIKKSAQVAAKESAAAGINWTFAPMVDISRDARWGRVMEGAGEDPYLGSKIAIARVQGFQGDDLSSHETIAACAKHWAGYGFAEAGRDYNTVDIGTSTLYNIIFPPFKAATEAGVKTFMNSFNELNGIPATGNVYLQRDILKDKWGFDGFVVSDWGSINEMIAHGYAKDKKHASELSVIAGSDMDMESYAYVDELANLVREGKVKESLIDDAVTRILKVKFELGLFDDPYKYCNEAYEKEVTGSQDIHDAVLDVAKKSIVLLKNENQILPLKKEGQHIALIGALAADKTSPLGSWRIAAEDNTAVSVLEGLQKYTGNKLTYAKGADLVIGKTEFAIELNINTQDKSGFPEAIETAKRADVVVMVLGEHGFQSGEARSRTDLNLPGVQQELLEAVYKVNKNIVLVLNNGRPLTITWADKHIPAIVEAWHLGTQSGNAVAQVLYGDYNPSGKLPMSFPRNVGQVPIYYNYKNTGRPVIPAPNEVFWSHYIDESNDPLYPFGHGLSYTTFSYNNMIVKKVANETIEVSVDVKNTGNITGKEVAQLYIQDLFASVTRPVKELKGFKMVELKPNHQKTIKFSLTEKELGFYNNDGEFILEPGEFKVYVGGSSKTVLESKFNIE from the coding sequence ATGAAAAATAACAGTCTATATAGTTTACTTATTGCCTTTATATTAGTTGCTTCATGTAAAAAGCAAACCAATAATTCAGAGGATAACATCAGTAATTCCGGCGATTCAATTGAAAATAAAGTAGCCCAACTGCTGTCTAAAATGACTTTGGAAGAAAAAATTGGTCAAATGAACCAATACAACGGGTTTTGGGATGTTACAGGCCCGAAGCCTGCTAATGGTGATGCAGCAAAAAAGTATGAACATTTAAAAAAAGGTTATGTAGGTTCTATGCTTAATGTAAGAGGTGTTAAGGAAGTAAGAGCGGTTCAAAAAATTGCTGTTGAAGAAACAAGGCTTGGCATTCCTTTAATCATTGGGTTCGATGTGATACACGGTTATAAAACTTTAAGCCCGATACCTTTAGCTGAAGCCGCGAGTTGGGATTTGGAAGCCATTAAAAAATCGGCTCAAGTAGCAGCAAAAGAATCTGCAGCAGCAGGTATCAACTGGACCTTTGCGCCAATGGTAGACATTTCAAGAGACGCTCGTTGGGGACGTGTTATGGAAGGTGCTGGCGAAGACCCGTATTTAGGTTCAAAAATAGCAATAGCAAGAGTACAAGGGTTTCAAGGAGACGATTTATCATCTCACGAAACCATTGCTGCCTGTGCTAAACATTGGGCTGGCTATGGTTTTGCCGAGGCGGGCAGAGACTATAACACTGTCGATATTGGAACATCGACACTTTATAATATTATTTTCCCACCGTTTAAGGCAGCCACCGAAGCTGGTGTAAAAACATTCATGAACTCCTTTAACGAATTAAACGGAATACCAGCCACTGGAAATGTTTATTTACAACGCGATATTTTAAAAGACAAATGGGGTTTTGATGGTTTTGTGGTTTCAGATTGGGGTTCTATAAACGAAATGATTGCTCATGGCTATGCAAAAGACAAAAAACATGCCTCCGAACTTTCTGTAATTGCTGGTTCAGATATGGATATGGAGTCCTATGCGTATGTGGATGAATTAGCAAATTTAGTTAGGGAAGGAAAAGTTAAAGAATCACTTATAGACGACGCTGTAACACGTATTTTAAAAGTAAAATTTGAATTGGGGCTTTTTGACGATCCTTATAAATATTGCAACGAAGCATACGAAAAAGAAGTGACCGGAAGCCAAGACATTCATGATGCCGTGCTAGATGTGGCTAAAAAATCTATCGTATTGCTTAAAAATGAAAATCAAATACTTCCTCTTAAAAAAGAAGGACAACATATTGCTTTAATAGGCGCTTTAGCTGCCGATAAAACCAGTCCGCTAGGTAGTTGGCGCATTGCTGCGGAAGATAACACAGCTGTGTCTGTTTTAGAAGGCTTACAAAAATATACAGGCAACAAATTAACCTATGCCAAAGGTGCTGATTTAGTTATAGGGAAAACCGAATTTGCCATAGAATTAAATATTAATACTCAAGATAAAAGTGGATTTCCTGAGGCTATTGAAACCGCTAAAAGAGCAGATGTTGTTGTGATGGTTTTGGGTGAACATGGGTTTCAAAGTGGTGAAGCCAGAAGTAGAACCGATTTAAATTTGCCTGGGGTACAACAAGAGCTTTTGGAAGCCGTATATAAGGTTAATAAAAACATTGTTTTGGTCTTAAACAATGGAAGACCTTTAACTATTACTTGGGCAGATAAACACATACCCGCTATTGTAGAAGCTTGGCATTTGGGAACACAAAGTGGAAATGCTGTTGCACAAGTTTTATATGGCGATTATAACCCAAGCGGAAAACTGCCTATGTCGTTTCCTAGAAATGTTGGTCAAGTGCCCATTTATTACAATTATAAAAATACTGGAAGACCTGTTATTCCGGCTCCAAACGAAGTCTTTTGGTCGCATTATATAGATGAAAGTAACGACCCATTATACCCATTTGGTCATGGTTTAAGTTATACTACTTTTTCGTATAACAATATGATTGTTAAAAAAGTTGCAAACGAAACGATAGAAGTTTCAGTAGATGTAAAAAACACTGGAAACATAACAGGAAAAGAAGTCGCCCAACTATATATTCAAGATTTATTTGCAAGCGTAACAAGGCCCGTAAAAGAGTTAAAGGGCTTTAAAATGGTTGAATTGAAACCAAATCATCAAAAAACCATTAAGTTTAGTTTAACAGAGAAAGAATTAGGATTTTATAACAATGATGGCGAATTCATTCTAGAACCAGGTGAATTTAAAGTGTATGTTGGTGGCAGTTCTAAAACTGTTTTAGAATCAAAATTTAATATAGAATAG
- a CDS encoding glucan endo-1,3-beta-D-glucosidase — MKKLNNILSLFLISILSVTSCQDDDIPFGEIVVPSNIEVTVTYLDNGEESPAPGLGSGEIKLSAKADHATAYQFVIQGQTKLQKSGSTTHTFTTLGTNTYAVTVIAFGTAGASSSKTIEVEVQALYEPPADLLTMLTSNSSRTWKIASEVNKHFGLGPIGGAEFEYYGAAPGDKANSGMYDDRYTFNVDGTFSHNVGPDGFVFGRDPLINELGGSGGTVNGADIEQYTFSSYTSQWALTAPNDVETLSLTGIGFIGYYVGGNHSYQIFSRSADEMILRTTDGNGEFDWWFRLIPE; from the coding sequence ATGAAAAAATTAAATAACATATTGAGCCTCTTTTTAATATCAATTCTAAGCGTTACTAGCTGTCAAGATGATGATATTCCTTTTGGGGAGATTGTAGTGCCTTCTAATATTGAAGTAACGGTTACTTATTTAGATAATGGAGAAGAATCGCCAGCACCAGGATTAGGAAGCGGAGAAATTAAACTATCGGCTAAAGCAGATCATGCTACGGCTTATCAATTTGTAATTCAAGGGCAAACCAAGCTTCAAAAATCAGGTAGTACAACACATACGTTTACAACACTTGGGACAAACACCTATGCGGTTACTGTAATTGCTTTTGGGACCGCAGGAGCTTCTTCAAGTAAAACAATAGAAGTGGAAGTACAGGCTTTATATGAACCACCGGCAGATTTATTAACGATGCTTACTTCTAACAGTTCAAGAACATGGAAAATAGCTTCAGAAGTTAATAAACACTTCGGATTGGGGCCCATAGGAGGTGCCGAATTTGAATATTATGGTGCTGCTCCAGGAGATAAAGCTAATTCAGGAATGTATGATGATAGATATACTTTTAATGTAGATGGAACATTTTCACACAACGTAGGGCCAGATGGTTTTGTGTTTGGACGTGATCCTTTAATTAATGAATTAGGTGGATCCGGTGGCACTGTAAACGGAGCAGACATAGAACAATATACGTTTAGTTCTTACACATCTCAATGGGCTTTAACGGCTCCCAATGATGTTGAAACTTTAAGCTTAACAGGTATTGGTTTTATAGGATATTATGTAGGAGGAAACCATAGCTATCAAATATTTAGTCGTTCTGCAGATGAGATGATTCTTCGAACTACAGATGGAAACGGAGAATTTGATTGGTGGTTTAGGTTGATACCAGAATAA